From the Rhodoferax sp. WC2427 genome, one window contains:
- a CDS encoding diguanylate cyclase, translated as MTQQATISSEQTIATAPSLPLLRAVADTLDSLGVAVCVFDDTDHTLLWNGSFLKFFPEHAGQVHAGEPYRANLRRFYQGRLAADELAKIDKYIDSGIARHRTQQRPFAFEHLGVRLWVASLPLPGVGRIRIWQAHTSATDPQGPTILATTAIDGAALFDYVADGVMVTGADDRILWANAPFVQLYGLPSRTAATGAHLEWVYRTAWQGQEPQSPALFDAGLLTLAEHTHFTGSPFELPLPGARWSRVIGQRSPDGKGFWAHVDITVLKGQQQQLLEAERRARESEAILQEKSALLEATLATMEQGVMMVNAERVVVVCNRRARELLNLPQSLVDSRPTLDALADYQLASGELVQVPDEVLATVRTGDIFDRPYAYDRTCRDGRVVEIHNIPMAGGGVLRTYTDITERRRAEERIRHVARHDGLTSLANREVFLESLAAAAAAAVPGTVGFAVHFIDIDRFKPINDHYGHAIGDKVLALIAERMRTVARDGDVVARMGGDEFAVLQCRVEQNEQARGLAYRMLEGIGRDMEVESHQLQVGASIGVALYPSAGLDADTLLRNADAAMYAAKAQGRDCVRVFGDHDNPASVY; from the coding sequence ATGACGCAGCAAGCGACCATTTCTAGTGAACAGACCATTGCCACCGCGCCCAGCCTGCCACTGTTGCGCGCGGTAGCCGACACCCTGGACAGTTTGGGCGTTGCCGTGTGCGTGTTTGACGATACCGACCACACCCTGCTGTGGAATGGCAGCTTCCTCAAGTTCTTCCCCGAGCATGCCGGGCAGGTCCACGCCGGGGAGCCCTACCGCGCCAACCTGCGCCGCTTCTACCAGGGCCGGCTGGCGGCGGACGAATTGGCGAAGATCGACAAGTACATCGACAGCGGGATCGCCCGCCACCGCACCCAGCAGCGCCCCTTTGCCTTTGAGCACCTGGGCGTGCGCCTCTGGGTGGCCTCGCTGCCCCTGCCCGGCGTGGGCCGCATCCGCATCTGGCAGGCACACACCTCGGCGACCGACCCGCAGGGCCCGACCATTCTGGCCACCACCGCCATTGACGGCGCAGCCCTGTTTGATTACGTGGCCGACGGTGTGATGGTCACCGGGGCCGATGACCGCATCCTCTGGGCCAACGCACCGTTTGTGCAGCTGTACGGCCTGCCCAGCCGCACGGCCGCCACCGGCGCGCACCTGGAATGGGTGTACCGCACCGCCTGGCAGGGTCAGGAGCCGCAGAGCCCGGCTCTGTTTGACGCGGGCTTGCTGACCCTGGCGGAGCACACCCACTTCACCGGGTCACCGTTTGAGCTGCCCCTGCCGGGTGCCCGCTGGAGCCGGGTGATCGGGCAGCGCAGCCCGGACGGCAAGGGCTTCTGGGCGCACGTCGACATTACCGTGCTCAAAGGCCAGCAGCAGCAACTGCTGGAGGCCGAGCGCCGCGCCCGCGAGAGCGAGGCCATCCTGCAAGAGAAGTCGGCCCTGCTGGAGGCCACATTGGCGACCATGGAGCAGGGCGTGATGATGGTCAACGCCGAGCGCGTGGTGGTGGTCTGCAACCGGCGCGCCCGGGAGCTGCTCAACCTGCCCCAAAGCCTGGTCGACAGCCGCCCTACGCTGGACGCGCTGGCCGACTACCAACTGGCCTCGGGCGAGCTGGTCCAGGTGCCGGACGAGGTGCTGGCCACCGTGCGCACCGGCGATATCTTTGACCGGCCCTATGCCTACGACCGCACCTGCCGCGACGGCCGGGTGGTGGAAATCCACAATATTCCGATGGCGGGCGGCGGCGTGCTGCGCACCTACACCGACATCACCGAGCGGCGCCGTGCCGAAGAACGTATCCGCCACGTGGCCCGCCACGACGGCCTGACCTCGCTGGCCAACCGCGAGGTCTTTCTGGAGAGCCTGGCGGCAGCGGCCGCCGCCGCAGTCCCCGGCACGGTCGGGTTTGCCGTGCATTTCATCGACATCGACCGCTTCAAACCCATCAATGACCACTACGGCCACGCCATCGGCGACAAGGTACTGGCGTTGATTGCCGAGCGCATGCGCACCGTGGCCCGCGACGGCGATGTGGTGGCCCGCATGGGCGGCGATGAATTTGCGGTGCTGCAGTGCCGGGTGGAGCAGAACGAGCAGGCGCGGGGCCTGGCGTACCGCATGCTGGAGGGCATAGGCCGCGACATGGAGGTCGAGTCGCACCAACTGCAGGTGGGCGCGTCGATCGGCGTCGCCCTGTACCCCAGCGCAGGCCTGGATGCCGACACCTTGCTGCGCAACGCCGATGCCGCCATGTACGCCGCCAAGGCCCAGGGGCGCGACTGCGTGCGGGTGTTCGGGGACCACGACAATCCGGCATCGGTGTACTAG
- a CDS encoding Dyp-type peroxidase: protein MNPDAMTTEFDDIQGIVRFGYKRHSEACFLLLRVQDPIQARAWLATAPVASAATADPPPATMLQLALTSEGLRALGVPEATVQGFSSEFLVGMGTDPSRARRLGDVGANAPSQWQWGTGGRIPHLLLMLYALPGHLAAWQAHIEGNMAAGFAILARLPCADLGEVEPFGFKDGISQPALDWERTRPAVDAEHTTYSNLSCLGETLLGYPNEYGGYTDRPLLPPHPALPRAEDAPDRADLGRNGSYLVLRQLQQDVQGFWHWLDSVAQHHTATRETLAATLVGRKMDGHPLADAPPGDPNGFTYAADPRGTHCPLGAHVRRANPRTADLPPGEPGFIGWLTRTLGFDAPALAQDRVASTRFHRLLRRGREYRTTESGLYFICLGANIARQFEFVQAAWLNAPQFAGLHGETDPLVGIRKPAQDGFSMPQPTGPDQHLTGLPQFVTVRGGAYFFLPGIRALRYLGSL from the coding sequence ATGAACCCCGATGCGATGACCACCGAGTTCGACGACATCCAGGGCATCGTCCGCTTTGGTTACAAACGCCACTCCGAAGCCTGCTTCCTCCTGCTGCGGGTGCAAGACCCCATCCAGGCCCGCGCCTGGCTGGCCACGGCCCCGGTCGCCAGCGCCGCCACCGCCGACCCACCGCCCGCCACCATGCTGCAACTGGCCCTGACCAGCGAAGGCCTGCGCGCCTTGGGCGTGCCCGAGGCCACGGTGCAGGGCTTTTCCAGCGAATTCCTGGTTGGCATGGGCACCGACCCCAGCCGCGCCCGCCGCCTGGGCGATGTGGGGGCCAACGCGCCCAGCCAGTGGCAGTGGGGCACGGGCGGGCGCATTCCGCACCTGCTGCTGATGCTGTACGCCCTGCCCGGCCACCTGGCGGCGTGGCAGGCCCACATTGAAGGCAACATGGCGGCGGGCTTTGCCATCCTGGCCCGCCTGCCCTGCGCCGACCTGGGCGAGGTGGAGCCGTTTGGCTTCAAAGACGGCATCTCCCAGCCCGCGCTGGACTGGGAGCGCACCCGCCCCGCCGTGGATGCCGAGCACACCACTTACAGCAACCTCAGCTGCCTGGGCGAAACCCTGCTGGGCTACCCTAACGAGTACGGCGGCTACACCGACCGACCGCTGCTGCCGCCCCACCCCGCCTTGCCGCGCGCCGAGGATGCCCCCGACCGGGCCGACCTGGGCCGCAACGGCAGCTACCTGGTGCTGCGCCAGTTGCAGCAGGACGTGCAAGGCTTCTGGCATTGGCTGGACAGCGTGGCCCAACACCACACGGCCACCCGCGAAACCCTGGCCGCCACCCTGGTGGGGCGCAAGATGGATGGCCATCCGCTGGCCGATGCCCCACCCGGCGACCCCAACGGCTTCACCTACGCCGCCGACCCGCGCGGCACCCACTGCCCGCTGGGTGCCCACGTGCGCCGCGCCAACCCGCGCACCGCCGACCTGCCGCCCGGGGAGCCCGGCTTTATCGGCTGGCTGACCCGTACCCTGGGCTTCGATGCCCCGGCCCTGGCCCAGGACCGCGTGGCCTCCACCCGCTTCCACCGCCTGCTGCGCCGCGGGCGCGAGTACCGGACCACCGAATCCGGTCTGTACTTCATCTGCCTGGGTGCCAACATCGCCCGCCAGTTTGAATTTGTGCAGGCCGCCTGGCTCAACGCGCCCCAGTTTGCCGGGCTGCACGGCGAAACCGACCCGCTGGTGGGCATCCGCAAACCCGCGCAGGACGGCTTTTCCATGCCCCAGCCCACCGGCCCCGACCAGCACCTCACCGGCCTGCCGCAGTTCGTCACCGTGCGCGGCGGGGCCTACTTCTTTTTGCCCGGCATCCGCGCCCTGCGCTACCTAGGATCGCTATGA
- a CDS encoding GMC family oxidoreductase, with the protein MPILESQPWDTIIVGTGAGGGTLAARLVEAGQRVCVLEAGGDPRLEAESGEPRLPDDYDVPGFHAFACENEAMAWNFQVRHYADEARQARDPKYSAARQGVLYPRAAGLGGCTAHNAMIFMRPHDSDWNHIAELTGDASWRAKHMQRYFARLEACQHRPVWRALQRLGLDPSGHGWHGWLHTERSVPPEALGDAQLVDLLARTARNFTHGLPTPLRSLLRWLRVRGDPNARPWGGGSFEGLCYTPISTAGHSRVGARERLLQVRDKHPDRLHIELHALATRVLFNAEGAACGIEYRKGQRLYHAHPRPNPAAAPIRQVQARREVILCGGAFNTPQLLMLSGIGPAAALRTHGIPVRVDLPGVGRNLQDRYEVALTHRMRQPWQGLREARFTRGDPVWERWKNDRSGMYAANGAMLGLIAKSSPYQAEPDIFCMALPTRFEGYAPGFSEVIRQHSDRLTWAILKAHTLNRAGTVTLRSANPLEAPLVNFRYFEEGSDAAGTDLQAVVQAIRAVRRLTAPFLASGLIAEECLPGPGVQSDAELADYVRNTAWGHHASCSCPIGPVTGGGVLGPDFRVHGTRGLRVVDASVFPRIPGFFIAAAVYMVGEKAADAILHP; encoded by the coding sequence ATGCCCATTCTTGAGAGCCAACCATGGGACACCATCATCGTGGGAACGGGCGCAGGCGGTGGCACCCTGGCCGCCAGGCTGGTAGAGGCGGGCCAGCGCGTCTGTGTGCTGGAAGCGGGGGGCGACCCGCGCCTGGAAGCCGAGTCGGGCGAGCCGCGCCTGCCCGACGACTACGACGTGCCCGGCTTCCACGCCTTTGCCTGTGAGAACGAAGCCATGGCCTGGAACTTCCAAGTCCGCCACTACGCCGACGAGGCCCGGCAGGCGCGCGACCCCAAATACAGCGCCGCCCGCCAGGGCGTGCTGTACCCGCGCGCCGCCGGGCTGGGCGGCTGCACGGCGCACAACGCCATGATCTTCATGCGCCCGCACGACTCCGACTGGAACCACATCGCCGAGCTGACCGGCGACGCCAGCTGGCGTGCCAAGCACATGCAACGCTACTTTGCCCGGCTGGAAGCCTGCCAGCACCGCCCGGTGTGGCGCGCCCTGCAGCGCCTGGGCCTGGACCCCAGCGGCCACGGCTGGCACGGCTGGCTGCACACCGAGCGCTCGGTGCCACCCGAAGCCCTGGGCGACGCGCAGCTGGTCGACCTGCTGGCCCGCACCGCCCGCAACTTCACCCACGGCCTGCCCACCCCGCTGCGCAGCCTGTTGCGCTGGCTGCGCGTGCGCGGCGACCCCAACGCCCGGCCCTGGGGCGGCGGCAGCTTCGAAGGCCTGTGCTACACGCCCATCAGCACCGCGGGGCACAGCCGCGTCGGCGCGCGCGAGCGCCTGCTGCAGGTGCGCGACAAGCACCCCGACCGCCTGCACATCGAACTCCACGCCCTGGCCACCCGCGTGCTGTTCAATGCCGAGGGCGCGGCCTGCGGGATCGAGTACCGCAAAGGCCAGCGGCTGTACCACGCCCATCCCCGGCCCAACCCGGCCGCAGCCCCCATCCGCCAGGTGCAGGCCCGCCGGGAAGTCATTCTGTGCGGCGGCGCCTTCAACACCCCGCAGCTGTTGATGCTGTCCGGCATCGGCCCTGCCGCCGCCCTGCGCACCCACGGCATCCCGGTGCGGGTGGACCTGCCGGGCGTGGGCCGCAACCTGCAAGACCGCTACGAGGTTGCCCTCACCCACCGCATGCGCCAGCCCTGGCAGGGCCTGCGGGAGGCGCGGTTCACCCGGGGCGACCCGGTCTGGGAACGCTGGAAGAACGACCGCTCGGGCATGTACGCCGCCAACGGCGCAATGCTGGGCCTGATAGCCAAATCCAGCCCCTACCAGGCCGAGCCCGACATCTTCTGCATGGCCCTGCCCACCCGGTTCGAGGGCTACGCGCCGGGCTTTTCCGAGGTCATCCGGCAGCACAGCGACCGCCTCACCTGGGCCATCCTCAAGGCCCACACCCTGAACCGCGCAGGCACCGTCACGCTGCGCTCGGCCAATCCGCTGGAAGCGCCGCTGGTCAACTTCCGCTACTTTGAAGAAGGCAGCGACGCTGCAGGCACCGACCTGCAGGCCGTGGTGCAGGCCATCCGTGCCGTGCGCCGCCTTACCGCGCCGTTTTTGGCCAGCGGCCTGATCGCCGAGGAATGCCTGCCCGGCCCCGGCGTGCAAAGCGATGCCGAACTGGCCGACTACGTGCGCAACACCGCCTGGGGCCACCACGCGTCCTGCTCCTGCCCCATCGGCCCGGTGACGGGCGGCGGCGTGCTGGGCCCCGACTTCCGGGTCCACGGCACGCGTGGCCTGCGGGTGGTGGACGCATCGGTATTCCCGCGCATCCCCGGCTTCTTCATCGCCGCCGCCGTCTACATGGTGGGCGAAAAGGCGGCCGATGCCATCCTCCACCCCTGA
- a CDS encoding NADP-dependent isocitrate dehydrogenase has translation MAAGKSKIIYTLTDEAPMLATHSLLPIVKAFTSQAGIDVVSADISVAARVLAEFPEFLSDAQKVPATLVELGRLTLLPDTNIIKLPNISASVGQLINCIKELQSKGYALPDFPEDPKTEEEKSIRARYSKCTGSAVNPVLREGNSDRRAPKAVKEYARKNPHSMAPWSQASRSHVSHMHRGDFYHGEKSMTLDRARDVKMELVTKSGKTIILKPKVSLLDREVIDSMFMSKKALVEFYEKEIEDAHQTGVMFSLHVKATMMKVSHPIVFGHCVKIFYKDAFAKHGKLFEELGVNVNNGMANLYEKVATLPQSKREEVLKDLHACHANRPELAMVDSAKGITNFHSPNDVIVDASMPAMIRSGGKMWGADGRLKDVKAVMPESTFARIYQEIINFCKWHGAFDPKTMGTVPNVGLMAQQAEEYGSHDKTFEITEDGVANITDLATGEVLLSQNVEAGDIWRMCQVKDAAIRDWVKLAVSRARNSGMPVVFWLDAYRPHEAQLITKVKMYMHEHDTTGLDIQIMSQVRAMRYTLERVIRGQDTISATGNILRDYLTDLFPIMELGTSAKMLSIVPLMAGGGMYETGAGGSAPKHVQQLVEENHLRWDSLGEFLALAVSLEDLGIKTGNAKAKLLAKTLDAATGQLLDTNKGPSSRTGELDNRGSHFYLSLYWAQALAAQTEDPELQAHFAPLAKSLAAGEAQIVAELKAVQGQPADIGGYYLPDPAKTEAVMRPSATFNAALQAIGA, from the coding sequence ATGGCTGCCGGAAAATCCAAAATCATCTACACGCTCACGGACGAAGCGCCCATGCTGGCGACGCATTCGCTGCTGCCCATCGTCAAGGCTTTTACCAGCCAGGCGGGTATCGATGTGGTCAGCGCCGACATTTCGGTGGCCGCGCGCGTGCTGGCCGAGTTTCCTGAATTCCTGAGCGACGCGCAAAAAGTGCCCGCCACCCTGGTCGAGCTGGGCCGCCTGACCCTGCTGCCCGACACCAACATCATCAAGCTGCCCAACATCAGCGCCTCGGTGGGCCAGCTGATCAACTGCATCAAGGAACTGCAATCCAAGGGCTATGCCCTGCCCGACTTTCCTGAAGATCCCAAGACCGAAGAAGAAAAGTCCATCCGCGCGCGCTACTCCAAGTGCACCGGCAGCGCCGTCAACCCCGTGCTGCGCGAAGGCAACTCCGACCGCCGCGCGCCCAAGGCCGTCAAGGAATACGCCCGCAAGAACCCGCACAGCATGGCCCCGTGGAGCCAGGCGTCGCGCTCGCACGTGTCGCACATGCACCGCGGTGACTTCTACCACGGCGAAAAGTCCATGACCCTGGACCGCGCCCGCGACGTGAAGATGGAGCTGGTCACCAAGAGCGGCAAGACCATCATCCTCAAGCCCAAGGTGTCGCTGCTGGACCGCGAAGTCATCGACAGCATGTTCATGAGCAAGAAGGCGCTGGTCGAGTTCTATGAGAAAGAAATCGAAGACGCGCACCAGACCGGCGTGATGTTCTCGCTGCACGTCAAGGCCACCATGATGAAGGTCTCGCACCCCATCGTCTTCGGCCACTGCGTGAAGATCTTCTACAAAGACGCTTTCGCCAAGCACGGCAAGCTGTTCGAGGAGCTGGGTGTCAACGTCAACAACGGCATGGCCAACCTGTACGAAAAAGTTGCCACGCTGCCCCAGTCCAAGCGCGAAGAAGTGCTCAAAGACCTGCACGCCTGCCACGCCAACCGCCCCGAGCTGGCCATGGTCGACTCGGCCAAGGGCATCACCAATTTCCACTCGCCCAACGACGTGATCGTGGATGCCTCCATGCCCGCCATGATCCGCAGCGGCGGCAAGATGTGGGGGGCCGACGGCCGCCTGAAGGACGTGAAGGCCGTGATGCCCGAGTCCACCTTCGCCCGCATCTACCAGGAAATCATCAATTTCTGCAAATGGCACGGCGCGTTCGACCCCAAGACCATGGGCACGGTGCCCAACGTGGGCCTGATGGCGCAGCAGGCCGAAGAATATGGCTCGCACGACAAGACCTTCGAGATCACCGAAGACGGCGTGGCCAACATCACCGACCTCGCCACCGGCGAAGTGCTGCTGAGCCAGAACGTCGAAGCCGGTGACATCTGGCGCATGTGCCAGGTGAAAGATGCCGCCATCCGCGACTGGGTCAAGCTGGCTGTGTCCCGCGCACGCAATTCCGGCATGCCGGTGGTGTTCTGGCTCGATGCCTACCGCCCGCACGAAGCGCAGCTGATCACCAAGGTCAAGATGTACATGCATGAGCACGACACCACCGGCCTGGACATCCAGATCATGAGCCAGGTGCGTGCCATGCGCTACACCCTGGAACGCGTCATCCGCGGCCAGGACACCATCAGCGCCACCGGCAACATCCTGCGCGACTACCTGACCGACCTGTTCCCCATCATGGAACTCGGCACCAGCGCCAAGATGCTCTCCATCGTGCCCCTGATGGCCGGTGGCGGCATGTACGAAACCGGTGCTGGCGGCTCTGCGCCCAAGCACGTGCAGCAGCTGGTGGAAGAAAACCACCTGCGCTGGGATTCGCTGGGCGAGTTCCTGGCCCTGGCTGTGTCGCTGGAAGACCTGGGGATCAAGACCGGCAACGCCAAAGCCAAGCTGCTGGCCAAAACCCTGGATGCCGCCACCGGCCAGCTGCTGGACACCAACAAAGGCCCGTCCAGCCGCACCGGTGAGCTCGACAACCGCGGCAGCCACTTCTACCTGTCCCTGTACTGGGCCCAGGCCCTGGCCGCCCAGACCGAAGACCCCGAGCTGCAAGCCCACTTCGCCCCCCTGGCCAAATCCCTGGCTGCAGGCGAAGCGCAAATCGTCGCTGAACTCAAGGCCGTGCAAGGCCAGCCCGCCGACATCGGCGGCTACTACCTGCCCGACCCCGCCAAGACCGAAGCCGTGATGCGCCCCAGCGCCACCTTCAACGCGGCGTTGCAGGCGATCGGCGCCTAA
- a CDS encoding TldD/PmbA family protein yields the protein MHSYFQDLAAAVCTPVPGADRVTLYFTAETSDFIRFNHAQVRQATHVEQRYGTVSVVAGHKRASSSISLGGDLATDTAALRAERTALLEQLPLVPDDAYLLLPDAVVPTARSATGTLPTPEQLIAAVAEHAAGTDLVGFYAGGSVVRAFADSRGQRNWHSVESFHFDWCLYREKDQAVKCSYAGTDWHTPEFARRVAEARTRLALLALPAKTLAPGAYRVYFSPVAVAELLGTLAWGGFGLKDLKTGTSTLLLAHQGKATLSPMVTLTEATADGIAPRFQPDGFTKPDAVPLVRAGQVAASLTAPRSAVEYGLPTNGSADGESPESLSMAPGTLPEAEVLQTLGTGVFISNLHYLNYSDRQACRMTGMTRFACFWVEDGKIVAPIAVMRFDDSFLRMFGPGLVALTDQAELVPAEGTYGARQLQSVSAPGAVVEGFVLAL from the coding sequence ATGCACAGCTACTTCCAAGACCTTGCCGCCGCCGTCTGCACGCCCGTGCCCGGGGCCGACCGCGTCACGCTCTACTTCACCGCCGAAACCTCGGACTTCATCCGCTTTAACCACGCCCAGGTGCGCCAGGCCACCCACGTGGAGCAGCGCTACGGCACCGTCAGCGTGGTGGCGGGCCACAAGCGCGCTTCCAGCAGCATCAGCCTGGGCGGCGACCTGGCCACCGACACCGCCGCGCTGCGGGCCGAGCGCACCGCCCTGCTGGAGCAGCTCCCCCTGGTGCCCGACGACGCCTACCTGCTGCTGCCCGATGCGGTGGTCCCCACCGCACGCAGCGCCACCGGCACCCTGCCCACGCCCGAGCAGCTGATCGCCGCCGTGGCCGAACATGCCGCAGGCACCGATCTGGTGGGCTTTTACGCCGGTGGCAGCGTGGTGCGCGCCTTTGCCGACAGCCGCGGCCAGCGCAACTGGCACAGCGTGGAAAGCTTCCACTTCGACTGGTGCCTGTACCGCGAAAAGGACCAGGCCGTGAAATGCAGCTACGCGGGTACCGACTGGCACACGCCAGAGTTCGCCCGCCGCGTGGCCGAGGCCCGCACCCGCCTGGCCCTGCTGGCCCTGCCCGCCAAAACCCTGGCCCCCGGTGCCTACCGCGTCTACTTCAGCCCCGTGGCCGTGGCCGAGCTGCTGGGCACCCTGGCCTGGGGCGGCTTTGGCCTGAAAGACCTGAAAACCGGCACCTCCACCCTGCTGCTGGCCCACCAGGGCAAGGCCACGCTCAGCCCCATGGTCACGCTGACGGAAGCCACCGCCGACGGCATCGCCCCGCGCTTCCAGCCCGACGGCTTCACCAAGCCCGACGCCGTGCCCCTGGTGCGCGCAGGCCAGGTAGCAGCCAGCTTGACCGCCCCGCGCAGCGCGGTGGAATACGGCCTGCCCACCAACGGCAGCGCCGACGGCGAAAGCCCCGAATCCCTGTCCATGGCCCCCGGCACCCTGCCCGAGGCCGAGGTGCTCCAAACCCTGGGCACGGGGGTCTTCATCAGCAACCTGCACTACCTCAACTACAGCGACCGCCAGGCCTGCCGCATGACCGGCATGACCCGCTTCGCCTGCTTCTGGGTGGAAGACGGAAAGATCGTCGCGCCGATCGCGGTGATGCGCTTTGACGATTCGTTTTTGCGCATGTTCGGCCCGGGGCTGGTGGCGCTGACGGACCAGGCCGAACTGGTGCCTGCGGAGGGAACGTACGGGGCGCGGCAACTGCAAAGCGTGAGCGCGCCGGGGGCGGTGGTGGAGGGGTTTGTGTTGGCGTTGTGA